AAGaacatcatctcaaccatgaacTTTCACATTGCCACCCATTCAACAAACATGATATAATGCTATTGCTGCCATCCACTCTCTTCATCCAAATGGCAGTCACAGGCACAACAACTAGACCCAGCAATCACCGAGTAACCAGTAGCAATAGGTACATGACAATGTAAAGACAATAAAGAGACGAAGCACTATTGTGACCAAATTCATTCTTGTCTCCTATGATGTATCATCCATTTTATTGGAATATGCAGAAAAAATTATGGCAAAAGCATGAAGAATGAACTCATCTCCAACCATTTTACCGATCAAATGAACTTGATAAAATAATCCCAATTCCCAAATCCCAAGCAGCAGTTCAGTGTACAAACAAGTAGCAATTCTTCAAATCCAACAAAGATCAAGAGACAAAAGAATCCAATACCGTCATTCCCGATCCTCAGATGCTTTGCCGCCGCCAAGGCCTCTCCCTGTTCCTCCCCCTCGTCCTCGTCGTCATCAGACGGAGGCGGCGGGATGGCGCGCGGGACGGCGGGGGCGCGCCGCGCGACGTTGGCGCCGAAGACGGAGCGGGACGGGAGCAGGAAGTAGAACTTGGCGTCCCCCATCTGGAGGAGGTCCTGGGAGTCGAGCTTGACGGGGGGCGAGCCCGGGAGGTGGTGCACGCCCTCAACGAGGCAGCCGTTCTTGCCGAGCACCTCGAGcgcgaagcggcggcgcgggaagtCGTAGAAGATGCGCGCGTGGCGGCGGGAGACGTTCATGCCGCCGCCGAGCGCGCCGAGGTCCACGTCCACGCCGTCATCGGcctccggcggcgccggggcggtGGGGTCCTTGCTGCTGCCGCGGCGGCTGTGGCGGCCGAGGATGATGGAGTAGGTCTGCATGTAGTACTCGAAGCACTCACCGTGCAGCTTCGCGAACCCCACCTCCAGCTCCGACgacgccggcgcggcggcggcggctgcgccgGGGCCCCGGGGGTTCACCATGCGGATGCGAGGGTTTCGGGAATTGGACCGTTTGGGGATTAGGGCATGGTGGTGCGGCGCCCAGGCGAAATTCTTCTCTCCGGATTGCACGGGGATTAAGTACCCCCGCCGGCAGCGAGGTAGGAGAGGGTTTCCGTTGAGCCTAGGGCTAAAACGTTTGGCTGGCGGCGAAAATTGGCTATGTTGGGCTACATCCTGAAAGTAAATCCGGCCCATACA
Above is a genomic segment from Panicum hallii strain FIL2 chromosome 8, PHallii_v3.1, whole genome shotgun sequence containing:
- the LOC112901921 gene encoding FHA domain-containing protein FHA2-like, whose product is MVNPRGPGAAAAAAPASSELEVGFAKLHGECFEYYMQTYSIILGRHSRRGSSKDPTAPAPPEADDGVDVDLGALGGGMNVSRRHARIFYDFPRRRFALEVLGKNGCLVEGVHHLPGSPPVKLDSQDLLQMGDAKFYFLLPSRSVFGANVARRAPAVPRAIPPPPSDDDEDEGEEQGEALAAAKHLRIGNDGRRSDAAGSKAYKEADDQLLLQLEEKDVISSAATILSDLCGPQEWVSMNKLHEVMFDKYGNLWHHSRVRKYLTSEDFPASETDGRPWHGLTLLLRKYPEHFVINISKAGGLSTEFVSLVSLQP